From the genome of Fimbriimonadaceae bacterium, one region includes:
- a CDS encoding DUF4145 domain-containing protein — translation MQYFPPSIFRTSPVWMNAFHFGLNKEEKFVHELLLEIYSALQNNQPRLAAMGVRALLEHVMIAKVGDQGTFAKNLELFESKGFVSRIQREYLETLLQAGHAAMHRAYKPSQPDLITLVDIAESIIEIVYLQGVSVEILKKRVPERGAK, via the coding sequence GTGCAATACTTCCCTCCATCAATATTCCGAACAAGCCCTGTGTGGATGAACGCTTTCCATTTTGGATTGAACAAAGAAGAAAAGTTTGTCCATGAACTGTTACTAGAGATTTATAGCGCGCTACAAAATAATCAGCCCCGGTTGGCTGCTATGGGAGTCCGTGCACTGTTAGAACATGTCATGATTGCCAAAGTTGGCGATCAAGGTACATTCGCGAAGAACCTTGAGCTCTTTGAAAGTAAAGGATTTGTATCGCGGATCCAACGAGAATATTTGGAGACACTTCTTCAAGCTGGTCATGCAGCAATGCACAGAGCTTATAAACCTTCACAACCGGACCTGATCACCTTAGTAGATATTGCTGAAAGCATTATTGAAATTGTCTATCTACAGGGAGTGAGCGTTGAAATTCTAAAGAAGCGTGTGCCAGAAAGGGGCGCAAAATGA